A genomic window from Candidatus Zixiibacteriota bacterium includes:
- a CDS encoding permease-like cell division protein FtsX, translating to MIRIQHLIKEFFRSVYRNPGTMISGLLSMALLFLLFDLYWIAAGSSNKFYADLIADLKMEVFVAESATDSTLFSARAKIAEVPGVSDVEFISKDDAREQLTGLVGIDLLVGYDSINPLPRSYIVSFAGDYLTAERLALTEQAFSKIEGVSHVYYSKNWIEKAEQTKGILRNIGTVLGLVILLAVVISSANNMRLMTRARAVGFYQMRLQGAGGLFLSMPFMIEGLVLGGLSAAAGWLVIFYFKDQLDFTQFEIVFPNSNDILLFCGAAAVLGVVSAFFGIRRHLKL from the coding sequence ATGATCCGGATACAGCACCTCATCAAAGAGTTCTTCCGCAGTGTTTACCGCAATCCGGGCACGATGATCAGCGGGCTTTTGTCTATGGCGCTTTTGTTCCTACTGTTCGATTTGTACTGGATAGCGGCGGGATCATCGAACAAGTTCTACGCCGACCTGATCGCAGACCTCAAGATGGAAGTGTTTGTCGCTGAGAGCGCGACCGATTCCACGTTGTTCTCCGCTCGGGCGAAGATCGCGGAGGTGCCCGGGGTGAGTGATGTCGAATTCATATCCAAAGATGACGCCCGCGAGCAGTTGACAGGTTTGGTGGGGATTGATTTGCTGGTGGGGTATGATTCAATCAACCCGCTGCCGCGGTCGTATATCGTGTCGTTTGCCGGAGACTATCTCACGGCGGAACGTCTCGCCCTGACCGAGCAGGCGTTTTCAAAGATCGAGGGGGTGTCTCACGTTTATTACAGCAAGAACTGGATCGAGAAAGCCGAGCAGACGAAAGGGATCCTGCGCAATATCGGGACTGTGCTCGGATTGGTGATTTTGCTGGCGGTGGTGATAAGTTCCGCCAACAATATGCGTCTGATGACCCGCGCCAGAGCGGTGGGATTCTACCAGATGCGCCTTCAGGGAGCAGGCGGACTGTTCTTGTCGATGCCGTTTATGATCGAAGGACTGGTGCTCGGCGGGCTTTCGGCGGCGGCCGGATGGCTGGTTATTTTCTATTTCAAGGATCAACTGGACTTTACTCAATTTGAGATTGTCTTTCCAAACAGCAATGACATCTTACTCTTCTGCGGTGCGGCGGCGGTTCTGGGCGTGGTGAGCGCGTTTTTCGGAATAAGACGTCACCTGAAATTATAA
- a CDS encoding ATP-binding cassette domain-containing protein: MIDETVVELTNVYLKSDRGFEVFEDLNFQLKAERSAIITGAAGSGKSLLVELLIGKRFANSGSVEMFGQILKPGKKRLIKRTRRKIGGVGGIFGLVPSYTVSENICFPLVLNAERKSVRKERLLKMLTEFSLLKQANTYPNKLTRVEHTLVQLARASVANQPLIIIDEPLAGLDQKTYQRIYDYMVKLALSGRSMIILSGETLPTDFPNTDRYQILNGALV; the protein is encoded by the coding sequence ATGATTGATGAAACTGTTGTCGAACTGACCAACGTCTATCTCAAATCCGACAGAGGCTTTGAAGTATTTGAAGATCTCAATTTTCAGCTCAAAGCCGAACGCTCAGCAATAATAACCGGCGCGGCCGGCTCAGGTAAAAGCCTGCTGGTAGAACTCCTAATCGGCAAGCGGTTTGCCAACAGCGGTTCGGTTGAGATGTTCGGGCAGATTCTAAAGCCGGGCAAAAAGAGGCTGATAAAGCGCACCCGCCGCAAAATCGGCGGCGTTGGCGGAATCTTCGGCCTGGTGCCATCGTACACTGTCAGCGAAAATATCTGTTTCCCGCTCGTTTTGAACGCCGAGCGCAAGAGTGTCCGCAAAGAACGTCTCCTGAAAATGCTGACCGAGTTCTCGCTTCTCAAACAGGCCAATACCTATCCCAACAAGCTCACGCGAGTCGAACACACGCTGGTACAACTGGCGAGAGCATCGGTGGCGAATCAGCCGCTCATCATAATCGATGAACCCCTCGCGGGACTCGACCAAAAAACATACCAGCGCATCTATGACTACATGGTGAAACTGGCGCTATCGGGGCGGTCGATGATTATCCTCAGCGGTGAAACCCTGCCGACCGATTTCCCCAACACCGACCGCTACCAGATTTTGAACGGAGCGCTGGTATGA
- a CDS encoding ABC transporter substrate-binding protein codes for MKKLIVALCSLMLLVNLLSCGPTENQNEILIGEFSSLTGTTATFGQSTHHGLELAVEETNNAGGLLGKKVRLLVEDDQSKPEEAATAVTKLITRDKVKAIVGEVASSRSLAAAPICQQFAVPMVTPASTNPEVTRKGDYIFRVCYIDPFQGEMLAKFAHNSLGIRKAAILKDVKNDYSVGLAQFFRETFEILGGTVVAEQAYSEGDSDFKAQLTALKATEPEAIIVPGYYIEAALIIKQARDLNITVPILGGDGWDSSKLLEVGGLSLNNTYFSTHYSADDTSSLVRNFVEKYRSRFNEMPDAMAALGYDAGLMLFDAIRRAGSTEGPAIRDALAATESFPGVTGNITIDQERNARKPLVIISVVDGRFVYKETVQP; via the coding sequence ATGAAAAAGCTAATTGTCGCTCTGTGTTCATTAATGCTGCTTGTCAACCTGCTGAGTTGCGGGCCAACGGAAAATCAGAATGAAATCCTCATCGGTGAGTTTAGTTCGCTGACGGGCACAACAGCTACCTTCGGGCAGTCCACCCATCATGGTCTCGAACTGGCGGTAGAGGAAACGAACAACGCGGGCGGGTTGCTCGGAAAAAAGGTCCGATTGCTCGTCGAGGATGACCAGTCCAAGCCGGAAGAAGCGGCCACCGCGGTCACCAAACTAATCACGAGAGATAAGGTCAAAGCTATCGTCGGCGAGGTAGCGTCTTCGCGAAGCCTGGCGGCGGCGCCTATCTGCCAGCAATTTGCGGTTCCTATGGTAACCCCGGCCTCGACCAATCCCGAAGTCACGCGCAAGGGCGACTACATTTTCCGCGTCTGCTATATCGACCCGTTCCAGGGTGAGATGCTGGCCAAATTCGCACATAATTCGCTGGGAATCAGGAAGGCCGCCATTCTTAAGGACGTCAAAAACGATTACAGTGTCGGTCTGGCGCAGTTCTTTCGGGAGACGTTTGAGATTCTGGGAGGGACAGTGGTCGCGGAGCAGGCTTACAGCGAAGGCGACAGCGATTTTAAGGCGCAGCTGACGGCCCTGAAAGCGACGGAGCCGGAGGCCATCATTGTTCCGGGCTACTATATAGAGGCCGCTCTGATCATTAAACAGGCCAGAGACTTGAATATTACCGTTCCCATTCTGGGCGGCGACGGCTGGGATTCATCGAAGTTGCTTGAGGTAGGCGGACTCTCGCTTAATAATACGTATTTTAGCACCCACTATTCGGCGGATGACACCAGCTCCTTGGTACGGAACTTTGTTGAAAAGTATCGTTCTCGCTTCAATGAAATGCCCGACGCTATGGCGGCGCTTGGGTACGACGCCGGGTTGATGCTTTTCGACGCTATCCGAAGGGCGGGAAGCACCGAGGGTCCGGCGATTCGGGACGCTCTGGCGGCCACGGAGAGTTTCCCGGGCGTTACCGGCAATATTACGATCGACCAAGAGCGTAACGCCCGTAAACCGCTGGTCATTATCAGCGTTGTGGACGGTCGGTTCGTTTATAAGGAAACCGTCCAACCGTAG
- a CDS encoding branched-chain amino acid ABC transporter permease, giving the protein MSEFLQQVVNGISLGSIYALIALGYTMIYGILRFINFAHGDVFMVGAFIGYYLAPRVLALTGGSFAIAAPIVVVLTMLGCSLLGFTVEKLAYRPLRPRPKLTVLITAIGVSFFLEYGGQLAFGPDPKLYPAMIPSGSIIDTQSVVVGTDSVVVIITAFVLMMLLRFIVYNTRMGTAMRAVSFDHRVASLMGINIDTVISFVFVLGSSLAGAAAFLYASIYPSITPLMGIFPGLKAFAAAVLGGIGNLAGAAVGGLIIGLTETFVAGYISSSFRDAIAFSILILILLVKPSGIFGRHEREKV; this is encoded by the coding sequence ATGAGTGAGTTTCTTCAACAGGTTGTAAACGGAATTTCGCTGGGGAGTATCTATGCCCTGATCGCCCTCGGATATACCATGATATATGGTATTCTGAGGTTCATAAATTTCGCCCACGGCGATGTCTTCATGGTTGGGGCTTTTATCGGTTATTACCTTGCTCCGCGGGTTCTTGCGCTGACCGGCGGCAGTTTCGCCATTGCCGCTCCTATTGTCGTTGTGCTGACTATGCTGGGATGTTCTCTCCTGGGTTTCACGGTAGAGAAACTCGCCTATCGGCCGCTCCGTCCCCGCCCCAAACTGACAGTGCTGATTACCGCGATAGGTGTTTCTTTTTTCCTTGAATACGGCGGGCAACTGGCGTTCGGGCCCGACCCGAAACTCTACCCGGCAATGATACCGTCCGGTTCCATCATCGACACTCAAAGTGTTGTCGTCGGTACTGACTCCGTGGTGGTCATAATCACGGCCTTCGTGTTGATGATGCTTCTGCGCTTTATCGTTTACAATACCAGGATGGGGACCGCCATGAGGGCGGTGTCCTTCGACCACCGGGTGGCGTCGTTGATGGGAATAAACATAGATACCGTCATCAGTTTCGTTTTCGTGCTGGGGTCGAGTCTGGCCGGCGCCGCCGCGTTCTTGTATGCGTCCATTTATCCCAGCATAACTCCACTGATGGGCATCTTCCCCGGTCTGAAAGCTTTCGCGGCGGCCGTGCTGGGAGGTATCGGGAATCTGGCCGGTGCGGCAGTCGGAGGCCTCATAATAGGTCTCACGGAGACTTTCGTGGCAGGCTATATTTCATCGAGTTTCCGCGACGCCATCGCTTTCTCGATCCTTATCCTGATCCTGCTCGTGAAACCATCGGGTATCTTCGGACGCCATGAACGGGAGAAAGTGTGA
- a CDS encoding branched-chain amino acid ABC transporter permease, whose protein sequence is MRLERSIVVFMVAILVSLGITFFQNMFNPYYFQILIYIGINIILASSLNLINGFAGQFSLGHAGFMAVGAYTSAVITSQFQVSGGSAWGLAVFTLALLCAGAMAAVFGLLVGIPSLRLKGDYLAITTLGFGEIIRVLVQNLDFLGGARGFTGIAKMSNFFWVFATVAVVIFLTNNLINSTYGKAFLAVRDDELAAEAIGISSTRVKVIAFVTGAFFAGIAGAIYAHFVTYINPAQFSFLKSFEIVVMVIIGGMGNIVGVILAAILLTILPELLRTVAQYRMVLYSLLLIVIMIARPQGLFVSWRPGKNKTAIKA, encoded by the coding sequence GTGAGACTCGAGAGATCGATCGTCGTTTTCATGGTCGCCATATTGGTGAGTTTGGGCATAACGTTTTTCCAGAACATGTTCAATCCATATTACTTTCAGATCCTGATTTATATAGGCATAAACATCATCCTCGCCTCGAGCCTGAATCTCATAAACGGCTTTGCGGGGCAGTTCTCTCTCGGCCACGCCGGCTTCATGGCAGTGGGAGCATACACATCGGCGGTGATAACCTCCCAATTCCAGGTGAGTGGGGGTTCCGCGTGGGGCCTCGCCGTGTTTACGCTGGCCCTATTGTGCGCAGGTGCCATGGCCGCTGTTTTCGGGCTGCTGGTGGGCATACCGAGCCTTCGTCTTAAGGGTGATTATCTGGCGATCACGACGCTCGGTTTCGGCGAGATAATTCGGGTGCTGGTACAGAATCTCGACTTTCTCGGAGGGGCTCGCGGTTTCACCGGCATCGCGAAAATGTCCAACTTCTTCTGGGTGTTCGCGACCGTAGCCGTGGTGATCTTCCTTACCAACAATCTCATCAATTCCACTTATGGCAAGGCCTTCCTGGCGGTGAGAGACGACGAGCTGGCGGCTGAAGCGATAGGTATAAGCTCGACCCGGGTGAAAGTTATCGCCTTCGTCACCGGCGCCTTTTTTGCCGGTATTGCCGGGGCCATTTATGCCCACTTCGTGACTTACATAAACCCCGCCCAGTTCAGCTTCCTTAAGTCATTCGAAATTGTGGTGATGGTGATTATCGGGGGAATGGGGAACATTGTGGGCGTCATTCTGGCGGCCATCCTTCTGACGATCCTTCCGGAATTGCTGCGCACGGTGGCACAGTACCGGATGGTGCTGTATTCGCTGCTGTTGATTGTCATCATGATTGCCCGTCCTCAGGGATTGTTTGTGAGTTGGCGCCCCGGAAAAAACAAAACAGCGATAAAGGCCTGA
- a CDS encoding ABC transporter ATP-binding protein, with protein MEILSIKDCTVNFGGLTAVSNLDMAMEADGLLGLIGPNGAGKTTVFNTITGIHCPEDGRIIFDGTAIAGWKPDRISRRGIARTFQNIRLFRSLTVYETIQAAFNKNVGYGFAQAVTRAGKFHRDEKSIHNGIVELLEFFGLTECKDEMAVSLPYGMQRKVEIMRALATKPKLLLLDEPAAGMNPAEKVALMNLIRMVREHFHLAVLLIEHDMKVVMGICERLVVLDYGVKIAEGAPREIQRNPKVIEAYLGETVE; from the coding sequence ATGGAGATTCTTTCGATAAAAGACTGCACCGTGAATTTCGGAGGGTTGACCGCCGTCTCGAACCTTGACATGGCGATGGAGGCGGACGGTCTTCTCGGACTCATCGGACCGAACGGCGCCGGGAAAACTACCGTATTCAACACGATTACCGGCATTCATTGTCCTGAGGATGGCCGGATAATTTTTGATGGTACGGCTATCGCGGGATGGAAACCGGATCGGATATCTCGGCGGGGCATCGCGCGGACATTTCAGAATATCAGGCTGTTCCGGTCTCTGACCGTCTACGAAACGATTCAGGCCGCCTTTAACAAGAATGTCGGCTACGGGTTCGCCCAGGCTGTCACCCGGGCCGGCAAATTCCACCGGGACGAAAAATCAATTCATAACGGCATAGTCGAATTGCTCGAGTTTTTTGGATTGACCGAGTGCAAAGACGAGATGGCTGTCTCGCTTCCGTACGGTATGCAGCGGAAAGTCGAGATTATGCGGGCGCTCGCCACTAAACCGAAATTGCTGCTTCTGGACGAACCGGCGGCAGGTATGAACCCCGCCGAGAAAGTGGCCCTGATGAATCTTATCCGGATGGTGCGCGAGCATTTCCATCTGGCCGTGTTGTTGATCGAGCATGACATGAAAGTTGTCATGGGCATTTGCGAGCGGCTGGTGGTACTCGATTACGGGGTGAAAATAGCCGAGGGCGCGCCGCGGGAAATTCAGCGAAACCCGAAGGTGATTGAAGCATACCTGGGAGAAACCGTTGAGTAA
- a CDS encoding ABC transporter ATP-binding protein produces the protein MSKPLLEITDLVVKYGAIAALRGISLSVSPGQIVTMIGANGAGKSTLLRAISGLVAVASGKITFSRQDITNHPAQRIVGTGISHAPEGRMIFANLTVKENLEMGAYLRKDKAGITGDFERVFALFPRLKERMYQPGGTLSGGEQQMLAVGRALMARPRVLLLDEPSLGIGPILVKAIFATIVEINKELGMTILLVEQNAHMALKVAHYAYVIETGAIVLEGPSSDMARNALVRKTYLSES, from the coding sequence TTGAGTAAACCGCTGCTCGAAATAACCGACCTTGTAGTCAAGTACGGCGCCATAGCCGCCCTGAGGGGTATATCACTCTCCGTCAGCCCCGGCCAGATAGTCACGATGATTGGAGCCAATGGAGCGGGTAAAAGTACCCTGTTGCGGGCTATCTCGGGACTGGTCGCAGTGGCCTCGGGAAAGATCACCTTCAGCCGGCAGGATATCACCAATCATCCCGCCCAGCGGATTGTTGGTACCGGCATCTCCCATGCGCCCGAAGGCCGGATGATCTTCGCCAATCTCACGGTCAAGGAGAACCTTGAGATGGGGGCATACCTGCGCAAGGACAAAGCCGGCATCACCGGTGATTTCGAGCGCGTCTTTGCTCTCTTCCCTCGTCTCAAGGAGCGCATGTATCAGCCGGGCGGCACTCTTTCCGGTGGTGAACAGCAGATGCTGGCGGTGGGCCGCGCTCTTATGGCCCGTCCGCGCGTCCTTCTACTGGATGAACCATCGCTCGGCATCGGGCCGATACTTGTGAAGGCCATCTTCGCCACGATTGTCGAAATCAACAAGGAACTGGGGATGACGATTCTTTTGGTGGAGCAGAACGCTCACATGGCGCTGAAAGTCGCTCATTACGCTTATGTCATCGAAACCGGCGCCATCGTTCTCGAGGGACCGAGTTCCGATATGGCCCGCAACGCGCTGGTCAGGAAAACATACCTGAGCGAATCCTAA